The following are encoded in a window of Scophthalmus maximus strain ysfricsl-2021 chromosome 6, ASM2237912v1, whole genome shotgun sequence genomic DNA:
- the LOC118309739 gene encoding type-1 angiotensin II receptor-associated protein, whose amino-acid sequence MEIPAINLKAIVLVHWLLTVWGCVMPWLPSSFPWSNFSVLAVGLWAVAQRDSIDAVLLFLIGMIATILNDIIHFGIYYSVGELAPASGRDVFRFSAGMAILNLLLKPVSCFFVYQMYRERGGDYNVNFGFPSVSRTRDAYQSIDQQDEAAAPPANPFNQAQDNKAGVRTY is encoded by the exons GCCATCGTGCTGGTGCACTGGCTGCTGACAGTGTG GGGCTGCGTCATGCCGTGGCTGCCCAGCTCCTTCCCCTGGAGTAACTTCAGTGTTCTGGCCGTCGGCCTCTGGGCCGTCGCCCAGAGAGACTCCATCGACGCCGTGCTCTTG ttCCTGATCGGGATGATCGCGACGATACTGAACGACATCATCCACTTTGGGATTTACTACTCGGTGGGCGAGCTGGCGCCGGCCTCGGGCCGGGACGTGTTCCGCTTCAGCGCGGGGATGGCCATCCTCAACCTGCTGCTCAAACCCGTGTCCTGCTTCTTCGTCTACCAGATGTACCGCGAGCGCGGAGGAGATTACAACGTCAACTTCG GTTTCCCCTCAGTATCCAGGACCAGAGACGCGTACCAGTCCATCGACCAGCAGGACGAGGCGGCCGCCCCCCCAGCGAACCCCTTCAACCAGGCGCAGGACAACAAGGCAGGTGTCCGCACGTACTGA